The following proteins are co-located in the Thermodesulfovibrionales bacterium genome:
- a CDS encoding inositol monophosphatase: MNLEKILIKLLEKTYQAGDLLKFYYSRGSEVTHKGTIDLVTEADLEVEAFLKRELSTIFPEISILAEESHSDWSFLSSQELFFCIDPLDGTTNFAHGLPWFAISIALLRGNEPLAGIVYNPVKEELFYAIRGGGAFFNHKRIQVSERSPLINCLLATGFPVSKIMEKPEYFFKPFEEFMIRTRGIRRFGSAALDLAYVAAGKYDGFFEAYLKPWDTAAGILLVQEAKGKVTDYHGNPFNLFKHTIIASNALIHDEMVEILKNRDPENFKPF, translated from the coding sequence ATGAATTTAGAAAAAATTCTTATAAAGCTTTTAGAAAAGACCTATCAGGCAGGGGATCTATTAAAATTTTATTATTCAAGAGGTTCAGAAGTAACGCATAAAGGAACCATTGATCTCGTGACAGAGGCCGATCTTGAGGTTGAGGCCTTTCTAAAAAGGGAGCTATCTACTATCTTTCCTGAGATTTCTATCCTTGCAGAGGAATCACATAGTGACTGGTCTTTTTTATCATCTCAAGAGCTATTCTTCTGTATAGATCCTTTGGACGGAACAACTAATTTTGCCCATGGACTGCCCTGGTTTGCTATCTCTATTGCCCTATTAAGAGGTAATGAGCCGCTTGCAGGAATTGTCTATAATCCTGTAAAAGAAGAACTTTTCTATGCCATCAGGGGCGGAGGTGCCTTCTTTAATCATAAAAGGATTCAGGTCTCAGAAAGGAGTCCTTTAATTAACTGCCTGTTAGCTACCGGGTTTCCTGTATCAAAAATTATGGAAAAACCCGAGTATTTTTTTAAACCCTTTGAAGAGTTTATGATCAGAACAAGGGGTATCAGAAGATTTGGATCAGCTGCCCTTGATTTAGCCTATGTAGCTGCAGGTAAATACGATGGTTTTTTTGAAGCCTATCTTAAACCCTGGGATACCGCTGCAGGGATTCTGTTAGTCCAGGAGGCTAAAGGTAAGGTAACGGATTATCATGGAAACCCCTTTAATCTCTTCAAGCATACAATAATTGCCTCTAATGCCTTAATTCATGATGAAATGGTTGAGATCTTAAAGAATAGGGATCCAGAGAACTTTAAACCTTTTTGA